TCTTGCTTGGATTGTTTGGTCTTAGTTGGAGTGTCTGGTTTGGTCTGAGGTAGTGGTTGTTTGATTTGGTCGGTGCCTAAAAGGGGGCTTTCAGACAATGGGTTTGGTGCTGTGTTTAAGGGTGAGCTAAGGGCATTTTGCTTTGTTATTTGTTTTTCTAGCCAGTGTTTCATGTTTTCTGTCAGGGAATCTATGCTTTCATCATTGATTAGAGCAAAGGTAATGTCCCAGTCATCGCTAACAAAGGTGAAAATGTCTTCAATGTGCTTTGGGCTGACATTAGTATGAAGCAACACTTGCCATTGCAAATAGCTTTTTTCGGGATCGATATCTTGAAACTTAGGCAGGTCTTCACACTGACTAACCACAAGACAGGCCCCCAAAGCGCGAAGGTTTCTGAGTACTGGGCCGGTGTCCATACCATTTTGAAAGGCATGTTTATCGGGTGTGAAGGTAACAGAGTAACAATGCCACGAGCCCTCGTTCTCCGGTATTTCGGTGATAAAGGTATCAACGGGTCCAATCATGTTGCTTCCTTTTTGGTTATCGTTAAGGGAAAGTGAAAGAGATCAAACGCCTCAATCACGGCGTCTGAACCGAATGTGGTTGAAACGACACGGTTGTTGTTTAGAAGTGCCTGATGGTAGGCTATGAGAAGCTGAACGCCGGCGCCATCTAGCGTGGTTGTGTGCTGAAGATCCCATATCACGGACTGTTGATTCAGGGATAACTGACACAGTGCATCATAGTGTTGAGCCACATTGAAAATACTGATCTCTTCAGGAAATATCACCCGATTGTCCAACTGAGTGATGACGTCAACGGTCATCATGCCCCCTTGTTTCTGATGAAGTTAATATTGCCATCCAAAAGTCACTACGCCCCACTCACTGACTGAGCTATTTTGTTTGCTATGGCTTGTAATTCTTGGTCGCCTGAATCCCCTTGTTCATACAAACTTAATGTCTTTAAATTGTATTTCTCGACCATTTTTAGTAAGACGTTTTCTTGCTCTTCTGTTAGGCCATATTGAAAAAGGTTGTCATTGAGTTCAATCATTAAGTCATCCATTACTTGTACATTCGCCTCTCGCTGAATGGTCTTATTCTCTTGATAATGGCTGATAGATACCTTGGTGCAATCTAATACGATTTTCATTTCGTTCATTAATGTAATGGCTTTTAATCGACTGGTTGCCGCTTCTAATATGAGCGCTAAATGATCACGCAATCGTCCGCATTTTTCTTCATCATCGGGTAGGTTTTTAATCAGTTGTGAGATGGTGCCAAAATTTAGTATTAAGCGGCGTCCCATTTGCTGAATGCGCTTGGCATTTTTAAGAGTACTTAATACTTCGTATTCAAGAGGGGGAATTCTATTGCCAGAGGTTTCGGCGATACTTTCATGGGAAGTTTGGAGGATGATGGAGTTTTCAAGACCAAAGCCAGCGGCGCTGCTAACAATGAGTTTTGCCAATGATTTGACAGAAGTGCATTGGAAACTTTCCCGCATAAAATGTATAACGGTCGACAGCTCACCGGCATCGGTAATGGCTGTCATCGCGGTTTCCATGGCTATTTTTGATTCTGTGCAAGCGTTTTGAAATTGAGTGTAGTGTTGTAGGGCAGAATTCACTTTCTTGATTAGTTCGATAGGCTGGACAGGTTTAACCATGAAATCACTGGCGCCTGCATCATAGCCTTTAATTTTTTCTTCTATCGAATCATGCCCACTAACAAAAATAATATCGACGGCGGCAAAGTCTGGATTTTGTTTAATGATTTGACACGTTTCATAGCCATTCATACCGGGCATTGATGCGTCTAAAATAATGACTTGGGGTGCACAGTCTCCAGATAACAAGACCGAAATTGCCTCTTCACCACTCGAAGATTCAATGACATTAAAGTTTTTGCTGAGTAATGCAGAGCTTAACTTTAAATCGGTTGGGTTATCATCAACAATTAATATCGTATTATTCATAATTACCTTCTGAAAACCAACAAGTGTAAATATTCCATCATTAATCTTATGTTAATTTTTATTTATTTAGTGGATCAGTTTTTACTAATAATTAGGGTAAATTGATCTATGTCAATCCACAATGAAATAGATGTTTATTTATGTAAGTAGATTAAGCGGAGGAGTCTATGCACGATTTTTTTGTAGTAATAACAAAAGTAAGTGTTTTTTTAAAAGATTTTAATCATACTTTTTTGCTTATTTGTGTGTTTTTTTTATGTTTAGGAGGGTGTGTCTTGATTGATTAAAGGGGCGTTAAGGTGAAAAAAATTAGAAAGATCAACCCAAAAGATGAGGCCAGTAAGCTTCATCTTTTGGGGCGTTGGTCACTCGTGAGCTTTTATATTAGCGAAGTATCAGCAAGGGAATATCGCTTTCAATGATCATTTTGCTGGTGTTGCTGCCGACAAAGAACTGTCGAACTTTGGAGTGAGCGTAAGCGCCCATGGCCATCAGTTCGATGTGGTTTTCTTTGCGGTATTGGGTCAGTACGGAATAAATATTACCTGGCGTTATTGAGGCGGTTACTTTAAAGCCTTCTTTTTGAAGGCGTTGTTTTGCTTGTTCTAGCTGCGCTTGTTTGGCGGAGGTGATGTCTCCTGCCATGACAAGGTGACAGGGCAGACCGGCCAGTAACGGGCTTTTTGCGATGCGGTCAATAGCATTGTCTGCGGCTTCGCGTCCGTCGTACGCGATCATGACGTTTTTTGGCGGTGTGAAATCGCCCACTGCGATGAGCAAAGGGCGATGGCAAGTGCGGGCAACGCGTTCTATGTGTGAGCCCACAGTGTGTGCGTTCATCGTGTGATCGGTGCCGATGCGGCCTAAGACGATAAGGCGCGTGTTTTTTTCCAAATACAATAAATTCTCGACGAGGTCGCCGTGGCGTTGCAAGGTGTCAACTTGTGTTGCACCAGCGGCTTTCGCGTCTTCGAAGGCCTGGTTAAGCATCAGCGTGCCATGTTCTAGTGCCAGCTTGGCACGCTTTTCATCCAGTGCGACCAGCTCGTCGAGTAAGTGTTCTCGACTGCCAAGGCCAATAGAACCAGACAAGTTGTCATCGGTTTTCACAACGTCTTTTTCTAAGGAATGCAGCAAGGTCAACGGCGCTTCCATTTGCT
The sequence above is a segment of the Marinomonas sp. IMCC 4694 genome. Coding sequences within it:
- a CDS encoding lipid asymmetry maintenance protein MlaB; this translates as MMTVDVITQLDNRVIFPEEISIFNVAQHYDALCQLSLNQQSVIWDLQHTTTLDGAGVQLLIAYHQALLNNNRVVSTTFGSDAVIEAFDLFHFPLTITKKEAT
- a CDS encoding PleD family two-component system response regulator, which translates into the protein MNNTILIVDDNPTDLKLSSALLSKNFNVIESSSGEEAISVLLSGDCAPQVIILDASMPGMNGYETCQIIKQNPDFAAVDIIFVSGHDSIEEKIKGYDAGASDFMVKPVQPIELIKKVNSALQHYTQFQNACTESKIAMETAMTAITDAGELSTVIHFMRESFQCTSVKSLAKLIVSSAAGFGLENSIILQTSHESIAETSGNRIPPLEYEVLSTLKNAKRIQQMGRRLILNFGTISQLIKNLPDDEEKCGRLRDHLALILEAATSRLKAITLMNEMKIVLDCTKVSISHYQENKTIQREANVQVMDDLMIELNDNLFQYGLTEEQENVLLKMVEKYNLKTLSLYEQGDSGDQELQAIANKIAQSVSGA
- a CDS encoding universal stress protein; the protein is MTNVIACIDGSSLSGCVISASVWATKQMEAPLTLLHSLEKDVVKTDDNLSGSIGLGSREHLLDELVALDEKRAKLALEHGTLMLNQAFEDAKAAGATQVDTLQRHGDLVENLLYLEKNTRLIVLGRIGTDHTMNAHTVGSHIERVARTCHRPLLIAVGDFTPPKNVMIAYDGREAADNAIDRIAKSPLLAGLPCHLVMAGDITSAKQAQLEQAKQRLQKEGFKVTASITPGNIYSVLTQYRKENHIELMAMGAYAHSKVRQFFVGSNTSKMIIESDIPLLILR